In Sebastes fasciatus isolate fSebFas1 chromosome 24, fSebFas1.pri, whole genome shotgun sequence, the following are encoded in one genomic region:
- the raph1b gene encoding ras-associated and pleckstrin homology domains-containing protein 1b isoform X5 yields the protein MEVMASCWRGQEEQAAKLKAEKIRVALEKIKEAQVKKLVIRVHMSDESSKTMMVDERQTVRQVLDSLLDKSHCGYSPDWSLVETITELQMERIFEDHENLVENLLNWTRDSHNKLMFIERIEKYALFKNPQNYLLGRKETSEMADRNKEALLEECFCGGSVSVPEIEGILWLKEDGKKSWKKRYFLLRASGIYYVPKGKAKASRDLVCFLQLDHVNVYYGQDYRSKYKAPTDYCLALKHPQIQKKSQYIKYLCCDDVRTLHQWVNGIRIAKYGKQLYVNYQEAMKRTEAAYDWSSLSTSSIRSGSSSASIPESQSNHSGHSDSGVDTGSSHGRSQSVVSSIFSEAWKRGTQIEESSKHMRMETSRGATLPHASHSHRHHSQHSADHPALTPPPQPQPQPQPHQQHPPQHQHPQTPTQQQHQHLPPQHLPPQHQSPQQAAQPPTQYLPPQHQSPQQAQQPPPQYLPPQHQSPQQAQQPPPQYLPPQHQSPQQALQPQPPPQYLPPQHQSPQQAQQPPPQYLPPQHQSPQQAQQPPPQYLPPQHQSPQQAPQQQPPPQYSQRPQQSPQSPQPPQPPQQPPTISSYNHMPPQQQQQQQQQQLAPSPPPPPPPPPPPPPPPPPVQIVSHHSPAPLMYKFSTITRLQNQMASQSANHNRLPSHLHAIGHQVLPMGATPLAAPVKPNVNHIAARTNVPPPPPPPPPPSMPTPGSAMAVLRLGPHSPAAPPAFIPPPPAAPPPAPQTNGLSFPPPPSPPPAPPAPAPMSQPLYPNGLKHTLKERFPSPPRDLLSPNGDLEESPPPAPAPPPPPPPPPPPPPPPPPPQQSPVPAQFPPPPAPPPAPPKTFTPGFVPHTAPKPVSPVSPFPPAPPPAALSGPTPPPPPPPPPAPFKKQFSLQASHISGHPPPTLPKQHSLSKQAPICTGAAPTMSLVKQLASQFPGASSKAANHTESPKAPLSPPAVKTKPRWQPGGVQQLQSPEFPPPPPDSNVGFPAPTPAPPPPPPPPPPAPVTGPTPPPPPPPPPPAPVTGPTPPPPPPPPPAPITGPTPPPPPLPPGNLGSPLRRSPSGSSNFGGKKAPPTPQRASSIKFNASYEESRRNLLSKFAPQNSGPPSSPCPASSSTRSPSKDPPTGPPAPPKPGKLNLANLPLALQAKVSQVKQTGGDFPCPPPDCAYFPPPPPASELFPPPPPPGGDAHSGGPPRVAVVNPQPQAPPPPPPVSLVSNSTWGKSSLKKTPPPTLGRRSNATPEPPPLSPPAPTSPKGSSGTPNFLDDLHRTLKRKSVGRQGSLNSAGLSGKLEPAGTMDDMALPPPPPELLLDQGKQSNGGNGGYMSGNISGYATLRRGPPPAPPKRGDATKLTGEC from the exons CTGGTGATCCGGGTCCACATGTCCGACGAGAGCTCCAAGACCATGATGGTGGACGAGCGGCAGACGGTCAGGCAGGTGCTGGACAGCCTGCTGGATAAGTCCCACTGTGGCTACAGCCCTGACTGGTCTCTAGTGGAAACCATCACTGAGCTACAGATGG aGCGTATCTTTGAGGATCATGAGAACCTGGTGGAGAATCTATTAAACTGGACCCGCGACAGCCACAACAAGCTCATGTTCATCGAACGCATCGAGAAATACGCTCTCTTCAAGAACCCTCAG AACTATTTGCTGGGGCGGAAGGAGACATCGGAAATGGCTGACAGGAATAAGGAGGCGTTATTAGAG gaGTGTTTCTGCGGCGGCTCGGTGTCGGTGCCGGAGATCGAGGGCATCCTGTGGCTGAAGGAGGACGGGAAGAAGTCGTGGAAGAAGCGCTACTTCCTCCTCAGGGCTTCGGGGATCTACTACGTCCCCAAAGGCAAAGCCAAG GCATCCAGAGATCTGGTGTGCTTCCTGCAGCTGGACCATGTTAACGTGTATTACGGCCAGGACTACCGCAGCAAGTACAAGGCTCCTACTGACTACTGCCTGGCCCTGAAG CATCCACAAATCCAGAAGAAGTCGCAGTACATCAAGTATCTGTGCTGTGACGACGTCAGGACCCTGCACCAATGGGTGAATGGTATTCGCATCGCCAAG taCGGCAAGCAACTATATGTGAACTACCAGGAAGCCATGAAGAGGACAGAGGCGGCCTACGATTGgtcctctctctctacctccagCATCCGATCAGGCTCCAGCTCCGCCAGCATACCTG AGTCCCAGTCTAATCACTCAGGCCATTCAGACAGTGGAGTGGACACGGGCTCCTCTCATGGCCGGTCCCAGAGCGTGGTGAGCTCCATTTTCTCCGAGGCCTGGAAGAGAGGCACCCAGATCGAGGAAAGCTCCAAG CATATGAGAATGGAGACGTCGAGAGGGGCCACGCTGCCGCACGCTTCCCACAGTCACCGGCATCACAGCCAGCATTCAGCTGATCACCCAGCCCTGACGCCTCCTCCCCAGCCGCAACCTCAACCTCAGCCCCACCAACAGCACCCACCGCAGCATCAGCACCCCCAGACACCGACCCAGCAACAACACCAGCACCTGCCTCCCCAGCACCTGCCTCCGCAGCATCAGTCTCCTCAACAAGCCGCGCAGCCGCCAACCCAGTACCTGCCTCCCCAGCATCAGTCTCCTCAACAAGCCCAACAGCCGCCACCGCAGTACCTGCCTCCCCAGCATCAGTCTCCTCAACAAGCCCAACAGCCGCCACCGCAGTACCTGCCTCCCCAGCATCAGTCTCCTCAACAAGCCCTGCAGCCGCAGCCGCCACCCCAGTACCTGCCTCCTCAGCATCAGTCTCCTCAACAAGCCCAACAGCCGCCACCCCAGTACCTGCCTCCCCAGCATCAGTCTCCTCAACAAGCCCAACAGCCGCCACCCCAGTACCTTCCTCCTCAGCATCAGTCCCCTCAACAAGCCCCGCAGCAGCAGCCGCCACCTCAGTACTCTCAGCGCCCTCAGCAGTCACCGCAGTCTCCGCAGCCGCCGCAGCCGCCGCAGCAGCCACCGACCATCAGCAGCTACAACCACATGcccccacagcagcagcagcagcagcagcagcaacagctggCTCCTtcacccccacctcctcctcctcctccgcctcctccgcctcctcccccACCCCCAGTTCAGATCGTGTCGCATCACTCGCCGGCTCCACTCATGTACAAGTTCAGCACCATCACCAGGCTGCAGAACCAGATGGCCTCCCAGTCGGCCAATCACAACAGGTTGCCCAGTCACCTCCACGCGATAGGTCATCAGGTTCTACCCATGGGTGCGACGCCGCTCGCAGCACCCGTCAAACCCAATGTGAACCACATTGCGGCAAGGACTAATGTCccgcctccccctcctcctccgcctccgccGTCCATGCCGACGCCAGGGTCAGCCATGGCTGTGTTGAGGCTGGGCCCCCACAGCCCAGCTGCTCCGCCTGCCTTCATTCCTCCGCCCCCAGCCGCACCTCCACCTGCGCCACAGACCAATGGATTATCATTTCCTCCCCCTCCGTCTCCCCCGCCAGCACCTCCCGCACCGGCTCCCATGAGCCAGCCTCTTTACCCCAACGGGCTGAAGcacacactgaaggaaaggTTTCCCAGCCCGCCACGCGACCTCCTCTCTCCAAACGGAGACCTTGAGGAGTCCCCGCCGCCTGCACCCGCTCCACCGCCCCCACCTCCTCCGCCGCCACCTCCGccgccacctcctcctcctccccagcAGTCCCCAGTGCCAGCCCAGTTCCCACCTCCTCCTGCACCGCCACCAGCACCACCCAAAACCTTCACCCCAGGGTTTGTCCCTCATACTGCCCCCAAACCCGTGTCACCCGTCTCCCCGTTTCCTCCCGCCCCACCTCCCGCTGCCCTGAGTGGCCCGAccccaccgccaccaccaccccctCCACCTGCACCCTTCAAGAAGCAGTTCAGCCTCCAGGCGAGCCACATCTCCGGCCACCCGCCTCCGACTCTCCCCAAGCAGCACAGCCTGTCTAAACAAGCGCCCATCTGCACGGGAGCCGCTCCGACCATGTCGTTGGTGAAACAACTAGCGAGTCAGTTTCCGGGAGCTTCATCCAAAGCAGCCAATCACACGGAGAGCCCCAAAGCCCCCCTCTCCCCACCTGCAGTCAAGACCAAACCAAGGTGGCAGCCCGGGGGTGTCCAACAGCTGCAGTCTCCAGAGTTCCCCCCTCCTCCGCCAGACAGCAACGTCGGCTTCCCCGCTCCTACACctgcgcctcctcctcctcctccaccacctcccccAGCCCCCGTCACAGGCCcgactccacctcctcctcctccaccacctcccccAGCCCCAGTCACAGGCCcgactccacctcctcctccaccacctcccccAGCCCCCATCACAGGCCcgactccacctcctcctcccctccctcctggAAACCTGGGCTCCCCCTTGAGGAGGTCACCCTCTGGATCCTCTAATTTCGGAGGCAAGAAAGCCCCTCCCACCCCGCAGAGGGCCTCCAGCATCAAGTTCAACGCCTCCTACGAGGAATCCAGGAGGAACTTGCTCAGCAAGTTTGCTCCCCAGAACAGCGGCCCTCCTTCTTCCCCGTGTCCCGCGTCCTCCTCCACCAGATCCCCTTCCAAGGACCCTCCAACTGGACCCCCTGCTCCGCCGAAACCAGGCAAACTCAACCTGGCCAACCTGCCCTTGGCGCTCCAGGCCAAAGTGAGCCAGGTAAAGCAAACGGGTGGCGACTTCCCTTGTCCACCACCTGATTGCGCCTACTTCCCACCTCCTCCGCCGGCCTCTGAgctcttccctcctcctccacctcctggtGGTGACGCCCATAGCGGAGGACCTCCTAGGGTAGCCGTGGTCAACCCCCAGCCCCAggctccccctcctcctccgcccGTCTCCCTCGTCAGCAACTCGACATGGGGGAAGAGCTCACTGAAAAAGACTCCTCCACCAACACTCGGGCGGCGTAGTAACGCCACCCCGGAGCCGCCTCCGCTCTCACCGCCTGCACCCACCTCCCCAAAGGGCAGCTCAGGCACGCCCAATTTCCTGGATGATCTCCACCGGACACTGAAGCGAAAGTCAGTGGGTCGCCAAGGTTCTCTCAACTCGGCCGGCCTCTCGGGCAAGTTGGAACCCGCGGGAACAATGGACGACATGGCGCTGCCTCCGCCGCCCCCCGAGCTGCTCCTGGACCAAGGAAAGCAAAGCAACGGAGGAAACGGCGGCTACATGTCGGGAAACATCTCAGGCTATGCAACACTACGACGGGGACCCCCGCCTGCACCGCCTAAACGGGGGGACGCCACCAAACTTACTGGAGAGTGTTGA
- the spp2 gene encoding secreted phosphoprotein 24 isoform X1, with protein sequence MKIYVLLLTLALGCSGVPLYNSELESMADRGLGAALAEVNSAYAVGHLYRVTRGSVSRVIPVGLNTVDLLMVFGIKETECVKTSRSNPQTCAFRPGFFVILGRTHVDRLMQPTVYIGMNLPGHHPSPAPVGFGCRPPPPRWCLSDAAATPRAPAPPARRCFQEGDTSSTSHLQTEHRLLLQLIHLLLLHPSSLVSSSKARRQRSRTEATLSTTTWCESSAFSCCLEDKLELKKTAFAHHDFCPFLCYLIDSSLFGFRVQSP encoded by the exons ATGAAGATATACGTGCTTCTCTTGACCCTGGCTCTGGGATGCTCAG GAGTCCCGCTGTACAACTCTGAGCTGGAGTCTATGGCAGACAGGGGGCTTGGAGCAGCTCTGGCTGAGGTCAACTCTGCGTATGCTGTCGGTCATCTTTACCGGGTAACTCGGGGCTCTGTCTCACGG GTTATTCCCGTGGGCCTGAACACCGTTGACCTGCTGATGGTGTTTGGCATCAAAGAGACGGAGTGTGTGAAGACTTCCAGAAGCAACCCCCAGACATGTGCCTTCAGACCTGGCTTCTTTGTG ATTCTGGGTAGGACACATGTTGACAGACTGATGCAGCCCACTGTTTACATTGGCATGAATTTACCAGGACA CCATCCCTCTCCTGCTCCAGTCGGGTTCGGATGTCGGCCGCCTCCACCCAGGTGGTGTCTCTCAGATGCGGCCGCGACGCCTCgagctccagctcctccagcgaGGAG ATGTTTTCAAGAGGGAGACACCAGTTCAACATCCCATTTGCAAACAGAG CACCGGCTCCTCCTCCAactcatccacctcctcctcctccacccgtCCAGCCTGGTCTCTTCCTCCAAAGCCAGACGGCAGAGGTCCCGCACAGAGGCGACACTTTCAACAACTACCTGGTGTGAAAGTTCAGCATTTAGTTGCTGTTTAGAAGACAaacttgaattaaaaaaaactgcatttgcACATCAtgatttttgtccttttttatgCTATTTAATTGATTCATCACTTTTTGGATTCAGGGTTCAATCCCCATAA
- the spp2 gene encoding secreted phosphoprotein 24 isoform X2, whose product MKIYVLLLTLALGCSGVPLYNSELESMADRGLGAALAEVNSAYAVGHLYRVTRGSVSRVIPVGLNTVDLLMVFGIKETECVKTSRSNPQTCAFRPGFFVPSLSCSSRVRMSAASTQVVSLRCGRDASSSSSSSEEMFSRGRHQFNIPFANRAPAPPPTHPPPPPPPVQPGLFLQSQTAEVPHRGDTFNNYLV is encoded by the exons ATGAAGATATACGTGCTTCTCTTGACCCTGGCTCTGGGATGCTCAG GAGTCCCGCTGTACAACTCTGAGCTGGAGTCTATGGCAGACAGGGGGCTTGGAGCAGCTCTGGCTGAGGTCAACTCTGCGTATGCTGTCGGTCATCTTTACCGGGTAACTCGGGGCTCTGTCTCACGG GTTATTCCCGTGGGCCTGAACACCGTTGACCTGCTGATGGTGTTTGGCATCAAAGAGACGGAGTGTGTGAAGACTTCCAGAAGCAACCCCCAGACATGTGCCTTCAGACCTGGCTTCTTTGTG CCATCCCTCTCCTGCTCCAGTCGGGTTCGGATGTCGGCCGCCTCCACCCAGGTGGTGTCTCTCAGATGCGGCCGCGACGCCTCgagctccagctcctccagcgaGGAG ATGTTTTCAAGAGGGAGACACCAGTTCAACATCCCATTTGCAAACAGAG CACCGGCTCCTCCTCCAactcatccacctcctcctcctccacccgtCCAGCCTGGTCTCTTCCTCCAAAGCCAGACGGCAGAGGTCCCGCACAGAGGCGACACTTTCAACAACTACCTGGTGTGA
- the alg11 gene encoding GDP-Man:Man(3)GlcNAc(2)-PP-Dol alpha-1,2-mannosyltransferase, with protein sequence MSGHDQLVLCLCELTRLLWKLLLPLVFLCVLLIAVLVLLVLAVRFWLQSSRNARRARDGRPTVAFFHPYCNAGGGGERVLWCAIRALQSRYADINFVVYTGDLGATGQQILDGARRRFNIVLPRPVQFVFLRHRLLVEPGLFPHFTLLGQSVGSIFLGWEALTEFVPDLYIDSMGYAFTLPLFRYLGGCSVGSYVHYPTISTDMLSVVRERNPRFNNPDYVTNSLFLSAFKVVYYCLLALLYGMAGSCSDLIMVNSSWTLDHILSLWRAPNRTSVVYPPCDVSAFLDVPLEEDGDKKCHSIVSIGQFRPEKDHRLQIRAFKKVLDRRRAGPGGREALKLVLIGGCRNQEDDDRVLMLRGLCQELGVADRVEFKLNVPFEELKRELGEATIGLHTMWNEHFGIGIVECMAAGKVILAHKSGGPKLDIVVPFEGGQTGFLADDEDGYAEAVERILALPPASRLQIRRNARQSVARFSDQEFEACFLAAMEPLMGTLER encoded by the exons GTTGCTATGGAAGTTGCTGCTGCCCCTGGTGTTTCTGTGCGTGCTGCTGATCGCCGTCCTGGTCCTGCTGGTGCTGGCGGTGCGCTTCTGGCTTCAGAGCAGCAGGAACGCTCGGCGGGCGAGGGACGGCCGTCCCACGGTGGCCTTCTTCCACCCCTACTGCAATGCTGGTGGTGGGGGAGAGAGGGTGCTCTGGTGTGCTATCAGGGCACTGCAGAGCAG GTACGCGGACATCAACTTTGTGGTGTACACGGGGGACCTGGGTGCGACGGGCCAGCAGATCCTGGATGGGGCGCGACGTCGTTTCAACATCGTGCTCCCCCGCCCGGTTCAGTTTGTGTTCCTGAGGCACCGGCTGCTCGTGGAGCCCGGCCTGTTTCCTCACTTCACCCTGCTGGGACAGAGTGTGGGCTCCATCTTTCTGGGATGGGAGGCGCTGACGGAGTTTGTCCCTGACCTTTACATCGACTCCATGGGCTACGCCTTCACCCTGCCCTTGTTCCGCTACCTGGGAGGCTGCAGCGTGGGGAGTTACGTCCACTACCCCACCATCAGCACTGACATGCTGTCTGTAGTGAGAGAGAGGAACCCCAG GTTCAACAACCCAGACTACGTCACCAACAGTCTGTTCCTGAGTGCCTTCAAGGTGGTCTACTACTGCTTGCTCGCCCTGCTCTACGGCATGGCCGGCTCCTGCAGCGACCTCATCATGGTCAACTCCTCCTGGACCCTCGATCACATCCTGTCACTGTGGCGCGCCCCCAACCGCACCAGCGTGGTCTACCCACCCTGCGACGTCAGCGCGTTCCTGGATGTCCCGCTGGAGGAGGACGGGGACAAGAAGTGCCACTCCATCGTTTCCATCGGGCAGTTCAGGCCGGAGAAGGACCACCGGCTGCAGATCAGAGCTTTCAAGAAGGTGTTAGACAGGAGGAGGGCGGGACCGGGGGGCAGGGAGGCGCTGAAGCTGGTTCTGATCGGTGGATGCAGGAACCAGGAAGACGACGATAGGGTGCTCATGCTGAGGGGGCTGTGCCAGGAGCTGGGTGTGGCCGACAGGGTGGAGTTTAAACTGAACGTACCCtttgaggagctgaagagagagcTGGGAGAAGCCACCATCGGACTGCATACCATGTGGAACGAACACTTTGGAATAG GCATTGTGGAGTGTATGGCAGCAGGGAAGGTCATTCTGGCGCACAAGTCCGGCGGTCCCAAGCTGGACATCGTGGTACCGTTCGAGGGAGGCCAGACAGGCTTCCTGGCCGATGACGAGGACGGTTACGCGGAGGCCGTAGAGAGGATCCTGGCGCTCCCGCCCGCCAGCCGGCTGCAGATCAGACGCAACGCACGCCAGTCCGTGGCTCGCTTCTCAGATCAGGAGTTTGAAGCCTGCTTCCTCGCCGCCATGGAGCCTCTGATGGGAACACTGGAACGATGA